A region from the Sutcliffiella horikoshii genome encodes:
- the hutH gene encoding histidine ammonia-lyase — MITLNGESLTLDKLNGILFEDDQVEACKDAMVKVVGSRAAVENIVHKGEVVYGITTGFGKFSDVLIPFEETADLQRNLIHSHACGVGDAFDEVIGRAMLVLRANALLKGYSGVRPIVIERLLQYVNERIHPVVPQQGSLGASGDLAPLSHLVLTLLGEGEVFYEGKRRDTASVLAEKGITPIELKAKEGLALINGTQAMTAVGVVAYLEAEKMAFQAESIAAMTFEGLEGIVDALDHDVHRVRGYKEQVEVAERFRKLLDGSKLVTRQGEKRVQDAYSLRCIPQVHGASWQVLGYVKEKLEIEINAATDNPLIFDDGGKVISGGNFHGQPIAFAMDFLKLGVAELANISERRIERLVNPQLNDLPPFLSPKPGLQSGAMIMQYCAASLVSENKTLAHPASVDSIPSSANQEDHVSMGTIGARHAYQIVANVRRVLAIEWMCAMQALEFRGVFLSAPLMQKWYQEGRTIVPSITEDRIFSKDIEALAAWMKDEGSVLCRA; from the coding sequence ATGATTACATTAAACGGCGAATCGTTGACACTTGATAAATTGAACGGAATTTTATTTGAAGATGATCAGGTGGAAGCATGCAAGGACGCAATGGTGAAGGTTGTCGGTAGTCGGGCAGCGGTGGAGAATATTGTGCATAAAGGGGAAGTAGTTTACGGGATTACAACTGGCTTTGGGAAATTCAGCGATGTTTTGATTCCATTTGAAGAGACGGCAGACTTGCAAAGGAATCTCATTCACTCTCATGCATGTGGAGTAGGTGATGCCTTTGATGAGGTGATAGGGCGTGCAATGCTGGTTTTACGTGCAAATGCCCTTCTGAAAGGTTATTCCGGAGTCCGTCCGATCGTCATTGAACGGCTTTTACAATATGTAAATGAGAGAATACATCCCGTTGTTCCCCAGCAAGGATCGCTAGGAGCAAGCGGAGATCTTGCGCCATTGTCGCATTTAGTATTGACCTTGCTTGGCGAGGGAGAGGTCTTTTATGAAGGTAAAAGAAGAGATACTGCAAGTGTGCTGGCGGAAAAAGGGATTACCCCGATTGAGTTGAAAGCAAAAGAAGGTCTTGCTTTAATAAATGGCACCCAGGCAATGACGGCTGTTGGGGTAGTCGCATACCTGGAGGCGGAGAAAATGGCTTTCCAAGCGGAGTCGATTGCAGCAATGACCTTTGAAGGGCTTGAGGGAATTGTGGATGCATTGGACCATGATGTCCACAGGGTCCGAGGGTACAAGGAGCAAGTGGAAGTCGCAGAGCGGTTCAGAAAGTTGTTGGATGGAAGCAAGCTTGTGACAAGGCAGGGTGAGAAGCGTGTGCAGGATGCCTATTCATTAAGGTGTATCCCACAAGTACATGGAGCGTCCTGGCAGGTGCTGGGTTATGTAAAAGAAAAACTGGAAATAGAGATCAATGCGGCGACAGATAATCCATTGATTTTCGATGATGGAGGCAAGGTGATTTCTGGAGGCAACTTCCACGGCCAACCTATTGCCTTTGCGATGGATTTTCTGAAGCTTGGCGTGGCGGAGCTTGCAAATATTTCCGAGCGCAGAATTGAACGGTTGGTTAACCCCCAGCTGAATGACTTGCCCCCTTTCCTAAGTCCAAAGCCAGGACTACAGTCAGGTGCCATGATCATGCAATATTGTGCCGCATCGCTAGTTTCAGAGAATAAAACGTTGGCACATCCGGCAAGTGTGGACTCCATTCCGTCCTCTGCCAACCAAGAGGATCATGTGAGCATGGGAACGATTGGTGCTAGGCATGCCTATCAGATTGTTGCCAATGTGCGAAGAGTCCTTGCCATCGAATGGATGTGTGCGATGCAAGCCCTTGAATTCCGCGGAGTCTTCCTATCTGCACCACTCATGCAAAAATGGTACCAAGAAGGGCGCACCATCGTCCCAAGCATCACCGAAGACCGCATCTTCTCCAAAGACATCGAAGCACTTGCCGCGTGGATGAAGGATGAGGGCAGCGTTCTATGTAGAGCGTGA
- the hutU gene encoding urocanate hydratase: MVKVIRAPRGSELNTKGWVQEAALRMLMNNLDPEVAEIPEELVVYGGIGKAARNWESFDAIVESLKNLEEDETLLVQSGKPVAVFRSHADAPRVLLANSNLVPKWANWEHFHELDQKGLMMYGQMTAGSWIYIGTQGILQGTYETFAEAAKQSFNNTLKGTITVTAGLGGMGGAQPLAVTMNGGVCIAIEVDEHRIDRRIETRYCDVKVKTVDEAIQKAEEYKKLGKPLSIGLLGNAAEVLPQLVARGFTPDLLTDQTSAHDPLNGYIPIGMTLEEAAKLRKEKPAQYVKLAKESMAEHVKAMLDLQQKGAITFDYGNNIRQVALDEGVENAFDFPGFVPAFIRPQFCEGKGPFRWVALSGDPEDIYKTDEVILREFSDNKHLCNWIKMAREKVAFQGLPSRICWLGYGERARFGKIINEMVANGELSAPIVIGRDHLDCGSVASPNRETESMLDGSDAVADWPILNALINGVNGASWVSVHHGGGVGMGYSLHAGMVIVADGTKAAGKRLERVLTSDPGMGVVRHADAGYDLAKKVAKEKGVHIPLLKESE, translated from the coding sequence ATGGTGAAGGTTATTCGCGCTCCTAGGGGCAGTGAGTTAAATACGAAGGGGTGGGTGCAGGAGGCTGCATTGCGCATGTTGATGAACAATTTAGACCCGGAAGTCGCAGAAATTCCAGAAGAATTAGTGGTGTACGGTGGAATCGGGAAAGCGGCAAGAAACTGGGAGAGCTTTGATGCCATTGTGGAATCACTTAAAAACTTGGAAGAAGATGAAACATTACTTGTTCAATCAGGTAAGCCGGTTGCAGTGTTCCGCAGTCATGCAGATGCGCCTCGTGTATTGTTGGCAAACTCCAATCTTGTACCAAAATGGGCAAATTGGGAACATTTCCATGAGTTAGATCAAAAAGGGCTGATGATGTATGGCCAGATGACTGCAGGTTCTTGGATATATATCGGTACTCAAGGGATCCTACAAGGAACCTATGAAACGTTTGCGGAAGCGGCCAAGCAATCATTTAACAATACTCTAAAAGGTACGATTACTGTAACAGCCGGACTTGGAGGCATGGGTGGTGCACAGCCGCTTGCCGTTACCATGAACGGTGGGGTGTGTATCGCGATTGAAGTGGATGAACATCGTATTGACCGCCGCATTGAAACGAGATATTGCGATGTGAAGGTCAAAACAGTGGATGAAGCCATACAAAAGGCGGAAGAGTATAAGAAGTTAGGAAAACCTTTATCTATTGGACTTTTAGGAAATGCAGCAGAGGTCCTTCCGCAACTAGTTGCAAGAGGATTTACACCAGATCTTTTGACAGATCAAACTTCTGCTCATGACCCATTAAACGGTTATATTCCGATTGGAATGACTTTAGAAGAGGCAGCAAAACTAAGAAAAGAAAAACCGGCACAATACGTGAAGCTTGCAAAAGAAAGTATGGCAGAGCATGTGAAAGCAATGCTTGACCTGCAACAAAAAGGTGCGATCACATTTGATTACGGTAACAACATCCGCCAAGTCGCTCTGGATGAGGGAGTGGAAAATGCATTTGATTTTCCTGGATTCGTACCGGCATTCATCCGTCCGCAATTTTGTGAAGGAAAAGGACCTTTCCGCTGGGTGGCACTTTCTGGTGATCCGGAAGATATTTATAAAACAGACGAAGTAATTTTAAGAGAGTTTTCCGATAACAAGCATCTTTGCAATTGGATCAAGATGGCAAGAGAAAAAGTAGCATTCCAAGGGTTGCCTTCAAGAATCTGCTGGCTGGGTTATGGCGAGCGCGCCCGTTTTGGAAAAATCATCAATGAAATGGTTGCAAATGGGGAGCTGTCTGCCCCAATCGTCATTGGGCGAGATCATCTGGATTGCGGATCTGTAGCGTCACCGAACCGTGAGACAGAATCGATGCTTGATGGAAGTGATGCGGTAGCGGATTGGCCGATACTGAATGCCCTGATCAATGGTGTCAATGGTGCGAGCTGGGTTTCCGTTCACCACGGTGGCGGAGTGGGAATGGGGTACTCCCTTCACGCAGGCATGGTGATTGTGGCCGATGGAACGAAAGCAGCAGGAAAACGATTGGAGCGTGTACTTACTTCAGACCCTGGAATGGGTGTAGTGAGACATGCGGATGCAGGCTATGACCTTGCGAAAAAAGTGGCCAAAGAAAAAGGCGTGCACATTCCTTTACTAAAGGAGAGTGAGTAA